The Methanofollis sp. UBA420 DNA segment CGCCGTTCTCCTCGTCGATTGCGAGGATTGTGTCGACGATTTTGCCGACGACGGCGGTTCCGGGGCTTTTCCGCCTTCCTCCCTCATAGTCGGAGATGACTGAGGGAGAGACGCCGAGCCTCTCTGAGAGCACCCCCTGGGGGATGTCGAAGCTCATGCGCCATTTTTTCAGCGCTTTCCCCGGTGAGTCCGAGAGCGTAATCTCACCTGCCATCTTCTCAGCAAGCTGCTTACGCAGTTCGGAGTTCATGGTTGTAGATATCAATCACGCACATTAAAAAATTAACGAATCGCACATCGACAATCTACGACATTTTCCGATTGGCAATCCATATATAGGATGCATCTCAATTGTGGTATGTATGATGGATGCAGGAGATCTCCAGTGCCTGAAGGTCGTTGCGCTCATGGGCGGCCTGCGGAGCTCAGCCTGGATGTCCTCGCAGTCTCTGGCGAATGCCCTGAACATCAGTCCGCAGACGGCCTCCCGTCGCCTGAAGTCACTCGAAGCAACCGGACTGATCACGCGCACCGTCAGGCCTGACGGCCAGTATGTCGCCGTCGCCCCTGCCGGGGAGGAGGAACTGCGGCATGAGTTCTCGGCGTACACGCGGATATTTTCGCCGGAGGGAGGCTACTATATCCTCAAAGGGACGGTGATCAGCGGCCTTGGCGAGGGACGGTACTATATCGACCACCCCCAGTACCGTGAGCAGTTCCTGGAAAGACTTGGATTTGATGCCTATCCCGGCACGCTCAATGTTCGCCTGGACCCGGAAAGCGTCCGGGTGAAGCGCCGCCTGGAAGGTCTGATCTGGATCGGGATCGAAGGCTTCGAAGCCGACGGTCGGTCTTTCGGAAGTGCTCGATGTCTTCCGTGTAGAATCGGAGACTGCCCGGGTGCGATCATCGAGCCCGGACGGAGTCACTACCCGGAAGAGATTATCGAGATCATCTCGCCGGCCCCTTTGCGCGAGACATTTGGACTGCATGACAACGATAGTGTACAGGTAGAGGTTACCCATGATTGAAGATGCATGTGCCGCCCTGAAGGCGGGCAAATTTATCCTTCTCTATGACTTTGACGACCGTGAACGTGAGACCGACCTTGTTATCTGCGCCGAGGCCGTCACCCCGCACGACGTGCTGACGATGCGGAAAGACGGCGGTGGCCTCATCTGTACTGCCGTTCACCCGGAAGCTGCAAAGAGGCTCGGCCTCCCCTTCGCTTCCGATCTGCTTCACGATTTCGAGGCCGTCGAGCACCTCGGCGACATCCCGTACGACCGTAAGAACCACTCGTCCTTCTCGATCTGGGTGAACCACCGGAGCACCTATACCGGCATCCCTGACCGTGACCGGGCGACGACTATCAACGC contains these protein-coding regions:
- the ribB gene encoding 3,4-dihydroxy-2-butanone-4-phosphate synthase, with the protein product MIEDACAALKAGKFILLYDFDDRERETDLVICAEAVTPHDVLTMRKDGGGLICTAVHPEAAKRLGLPFASDLLHDFEAVEHLGDIPYDRKNHSSFSIWVNHRSTYTGIPDRDRATTINAIADQVHKSLNGGGHDFKAEFRTPGHVALLRAAEGLLDVRRGQTELSIALAAMAGVTPALVVCEMLDDETGLALSKEDAQAYARDHGLVFIEGKEVLEQWEKRSA
- a CDS encoding DUF120 domain-containing protein, whose amino-acid sequence is MMDAGDLQCLKVVALMGGLRSSAWMSSQSLANALNISPQTASRRLKSLEATGLITRTVRPDGQYVAVAPAGEEELRHEFSAYTRIFSPEGGYYILKGTVISGLGEGRYYIDHPQYREQFLERLGFDAYPGTLNVRLDPESVRVKRRLEGLIWIGIEGFEADGRSFGSARCLPCRIGDCPGAIIEPGRSHYPEEIIEIISPAPLRETFGLHDNDSVQVEVTHD